ATAAACTGCAGGACTAATTCCCTCATTTAGACAACTTTTTAGTATTAATAATCCTACAACAGTTTTTCCACTTCCCGTATTCATCTTAATAACTATATCTTTCTGATTTCTTAATTCATACCATTGTTTCCATACATCAGTTTGCACGTCTCTTGGAAATTCATATTTTTTATTTTTGCAGGGAAGTACTCTAAATATGTCTTGTGGAGGCAAAATATCTGCCATATTGTTAGTTTTAATTTTATTAAAGTCAATGTTAAACATAACACTTTCCTTTCTATGGATTTTAACAATATATATATATAATTTAACAAATAATAGGCTATTTTCCAACACTTTTTAACATTATTTTTAGATTAAAAAAATTTTTATAATAAATATTGGAGTACATGATTAATATATGCTCCTTTATGATCAATGTCATTTAGTTAAGTAATATTTTATTAGGAAAATATTTTTTAATGGAATAACAAATGTTGGACGCTATCGTAGGTAGCTACTGTTTTACTCTTTTTAACATGGAGTGTCAACATTTTTCTAGATAATTTAATGGTAATCATTCGGTATTCTCGTGGAGTTAAACAGAGAAGAAAAAATTCGACGATTGCTATACTATTTAACATAATTTGCTAGTTTATATTTTAATTCATATAGATTTGAAAATGCATGATTACAATCAAACTCAGTTTTTGTGATTTTATAAGTCGCTTCAACGACAGCATTATCATATGGGTATTCTTTATGATTTACTGATCAAGTTATATCAAAAGATTTGAGTGTTTTCTCAATTACCTGTTTTTTGAATTCGGTTCCATAGCGTGTATGAAAAATTTGGATATCCTTCAGATTGTCAATAACAGTTTGAAAGGTTTGTTTTACTAGTAATGCTGTTTTATTAGGTCCGGCACGATAACCGATGATTTCCTTATTAAAGAGGTCAATAAAACACATATATAGTTCCAGCTCATACCGACTCAGACATATGTTAAATCACTTACGACTATATTTCTAAATGGCTGTTGGTTAAAATTTATGTTAACGATATTTTCTGTATTTGACTCGTTACAGGTATCTTTCTCTGGGTGGAATTGAACTTTAGTGTACTTTGAAACCATCCTTCCTGTTTCATTATTTTGCCTATCTGGCGGAGAGACGCAATAATGCCCTGGTGTTAGTATATAACAGTGGACACGAAAAATTTAACACGATACAATAGGCAAAAGAAAGGTGTGTTAAACAATGTCCAAAAACGGTAATCGTTATTCAGAAGAATTTAAACAACAGATAGTTGATCTACATAATGCAGGTAATTTTGTTTCTTACCTGAGTCGTGAGTATGGTGTAGTTAATGTAACGATATATAAAAGGGTTGGACTTGTGTCTACTCTATTGACACAAGTCCAATCCTTTTGATTTTAAAAGAATACTTAACAGATTATAATTCTGCCTGTATCATTGCAGATTTGAGCAGTTCTTTTGTATAGTCATGCTGAGGATAGTAAAATAATTCCCTGGCTTCCTTCATTTCTACAATTTTACCTTTATAAATCACGCAAACCCGGTCGCACATTTGAAAGATCACGTTTAGATCGTGGGAAATGAATAGATAGGTCAAGTTGTACTTTTTTTGTAAGTCTTTTAGCAATTGCAGTATTTGTGCCTGGATGGTAACATCCAGAGAGGATACAGGTTCATCCAGAATAACCAGTTTAGGATTTACAATGAGTGCAGCTGCGATGGCTACCCGTTGTCTTTGGCCGCCGCTTAATTGAGAGGGGTAGCGTTCCAGATGTTTCGTTGTTAGTCCTACCTGTTCGATGATTTCATGGACTTTCGCCATTCGTTCTGTTTTACTTAGTTTCGTTTGAAGTCTTAGGGGCTCTTCTAGAATCCAGCTGATTTTTTTAGTAGGATTTAGGCTTCCATACGGGTCCTGAAACACCATCTGAGGCTTGGATACAGATGATGCATCCCCTATAAAGGCAACATCATTGATTTTAATTGTCCCCTCAATTTCTTTGTTCAATCCCACAATGGCCTTTACCAGGGTGGATTTTCCGCTTCCACTTTCTCCGACAATACCGAAGGTTTCTCCCTGGCTCACGGAAAGAGAGACATCGTGAATGACTTGTTTTCTGGTCTTTTTCCCAAAGAGTCCAAGGGCTTTTTCGGAGTAAAAAACATTGAGATTCTGAATAGTGAGGATTCCTGGTTGTTCTTTTTTATGATTTACAGGGAGAGTCCTGTTCTTGCTATTTGCATTGTTATTTTTTTTTGAACCCATAAAGAAAGTTTCAGATGGTTTTCTATCGGATTCTGAAAATGGCATGGGAATTGCTGATATCAGCATCTTTGTATAGTCCGTATCAGGATGGGTAAATAATTTTTTTACTGTTCCAGATTCTTCAATTTTACCGTCCTTCATGACAATTGCTCTGGTGCAAATGCTTTGGATCACTTTTAAATTATGGGAAATCAGGATAATACTTGTTCCATGTTGCGCATTCATTTTTTTTAGCAACCTAAGTATTTTGTCCTGTGTGGTAACGTCAAGGGCTGTTGTAGGTTCATCCGCAATGATTAGTTTCGATCCGGCAATCATCGCCATGGCGATCATTGCTCGTTGTCGCATACCGCCGGAGAGCTGGTGAGGATACATATGATAAATTTCGTGAGGATTTGACAACCCCACTTTTTTTAATGCCTCTAATGTTAAGGCTTTACACTTCTCTTTCACATAATTTGAATGAAGCCTTAATGTTTCTTCTATCTGAGTACCTACGGTAAGCAGGGGATTAAAAGATGTCATAGAATCCTGAAAAACCATGGATATTTCGCTGCCACGAAGTTTGCGAAATTCCTTTTCTTTCATAGCTAAAAGATTATTTCCAAGGAAATAGATTCCGCCGCTTAGGATCTTTGCAGAGTCAGGAAGGAGTCCCATCGTTGCCAGAGCAGTTATGCTTTTTCCTGAACCGGATTCTCCTACGATTCCAAGAATTTCACCTTTCTTAACTCCCAGGGAGACAGAATCCACTACAGTATTCACTTTTCCCCGTTTCGCAAATCCAATGGATAGATTATTTATGTTTAAAAGTGTTTCATTCGTATTCATTCTCAATACCTCCACTGATGAGGCTGAAGCCGAGTACGGTCAGTACGATCATTACACCGGGGGCTATGGCATACCATGGGGAATCCAGAAGATAGCTTTGGGCTTCTGACAGCATACGTCCAAGACTTGCCTGGGGTGGCTGGACGCCAAGACCTAAGTAACTTAGTCCTGCTTCGGCAAGGACAGCATTGTTAAATCCAATCAAAAGGGAAGGAATCAGAACCCTTTTTATATTTGGCAAGATATGGACAAACATAATGCGAAAACTATTTGCTCCCATTAATTTTGCATTTCTGATAAAATCTCTTTCTTTCAGAACAATAAATTCACTTCGCACCACACGGGCAAAACTTGGAACAAATATGATTCCTAAGGCAAAGATAATATTATAGCTTCCCGGGCCAAATAAACTTACAAAGACCAGTGCCAGTAAAATGCTTGGGAAGGAGATGAGAACATCATTTACTCTCATTAGTATTTCATCCAGCCATCCTCCGAAATATCCTGTAAAAGCTCCAAGGATGGTTCCTAAGCTTGCCCCAATACATACGATGGCTACAGCTATGATATAGGTGGTGCCAGCTCCTTTCATGACACGGCTTAAGATATCCCTGCCAAAGTTATCGGTACCCAATAGATGGGTGAGACTTGGGGGACTGTTTTTTAATGCGGCATTCATCTTGTTCGGGTCATATGGGGTATAAAAAAATCCAATCAATACAACCAAAAGGATGAATGTTGTAATCGCAAGACCGAGTATGTAATTAAAATGATCGTTTTTTCTGTTAAGTTTCATCATTTCCTCCAGCATATTTTGGTTTAATTGCTTCTGAGTCTTGGATCAATCCATTGGTAAATCAGGTCGACCAGGAAATTAATTATGATGACTACCGATACAATATAAAGAATAATTGCCTGAACAACAGCATAATCTCTGTTTGCAATGGATGCGACGAGCAATCTGCCCAACCCAGGCAGGTTGAATACCTGTTCCACAAGAATAGTTCCTGCCAGAATATCGGCAAGTACCATGGCTAAAAACGTTATTACCGGAATTAGTGCATTCTTTAATACATGTTGAAAAAGGATTCTTATGTTAGTCATACCCTTGCTTTTTGCTGTTCTTACATAATCAAGCTGCATTTCTTTTAATAAAGCACTTTTTAAGAATTTAACCATCATGGCGATTTTAGGAATGGCTATTGCAATGGCCGGAAAGATCATGAACCGTAAGAAGTTTCCAAAATTCTCATCCAAAGGGGTATAATTTCCCGGAGTAAACCATTTTAAAAGGATGCCAAAGACCAGTGTAAGGATCATGGCCAAAAAAAAGGAAGGTACGGACATAAAAACCTGAGTCACCAGTGTAATAAAAGAATCCAGGATACTATCCTTTTTTCTGGCAGATAAGATGCCAAGGGGGATGGAAACAACCACAATAAGGAGAAAAGATAATCCCGCCAGCCAGAGCGTAACGGTTAACCGATCCTTTATTAAAGTACTGACTTTTATCTGCATCTGGTATTGGGATGAGTAGCCAAAGTCACCTTTTAATGCACCCTTTAACCAATTGATGTAACGGGTGGGGAGGCTATCATTTAGCCCGAAGTGTTCCCGGTATGCTTTAAGCTGTTCTTCTGTAGCATCCATGCCAAGGGCATTTAGAGCACTGTCCCCCGGGATGATCTGAAAAGCAGTGAAGGTCAGAACAGAAGCCAAAAAGAGGGACAGGATGAGTGTGATGCATTTTTTTACGGTATATTTCATCTGAACCTTCACCTCCTGAAAACATAAAATGGATTCATAGTGCATGCAGAATGTTTTAGTTGATTAATTGGATTGAGATCCTTTTTTGTAATAAACCAGTGACATGTCCTGAACATAAATGGGATAATAAGTATACCCACCTAGTTTGTCACTTATTGCAGTCATCTGATAGGGATCCTGAATAAATACGGCAACAGCATCGTTGGTAAGCATAGATTCCATTTTCTTGTATAATTGTATCTTCTTTTCTTCATTTGTTTCTGTTTCACCCTGTTTATAAAGGGCATCAAATTCTGGGTTAGTATAGTTCATAAAATTGTTTGCTGCGTCCGAACGGAACCGATCTAAAGCCTTTCTGGGCGCCAGTTCTGCTGCCAGTCCTACGAGGGTTGTCTCATAGTTGCGGCCTTTATAGACGTCAGATTTCCAGCTGGACCATTCCATCAGCTGGATTTGAGCTGTGATACCAACCTGTTTTAACTGTTCTGCAATCACCTGGGCAGTATCAATATGATACTGATAATTGGAAGGAACGATAATCGTAAACTGAAAACCGTTCGGATATCCTGCTTCTTTTAGTAATTCCTTAGCCTTTTGGGGGTCATAGGGATAAACATTTACAAGGCTTTCGTCATAATACTTTTTAAATTCCGGGTACATATTGGTACCAATGACATTGCCTCGTCCTCCGGCAACCATATCAATGACAGCCTGCCTATCCACTGCGTAGCATAGGGCTTGTCTTACCAGTTTATTATCAAATGGTTTAATCTTATTATTAATAAATAGTCCCTGAATCAGATTCATGGGACCCGATTCCAGATGATAGCCTTCTGGAAGCTGAGAAGCCTGGGCGTCAGTAATGTATGGCAGAATGTCTATGGTTCCTGCCTGAAGCTCCATGAATGCAGCATCTGTATTGGAGGATATTTTGAAAGTAACCTGGTCAAGATAGGGCAATTCTTTTTTGTAGTATTCTGTGTTCTTTTCTAAGATTATGCTCTGTAATGGTGTATAGGATACAAACCTAAAGGGACCTGTACCGATAGGGTGTGTATTCAATGCATCATAATCCTTTGGTACAATAGCACAGGTTAAGTATGGAAGCAGTTCGGTATCGACCTGCTTTAGGCGAACTTCGATTGTCTTTTCACTGGTTGCAATCACATCAGAAATAACAGAAAGCGCCGATTCTGCTAAAACCGTTGGATCTTTTGGTTCAAGCATACCGGCGCTTCTTTTTATGGAATATACAACATCATCAGCTGTAACAGGGCTGCCATCATGAAATTTTACACCTTCCCGTAAGGTAAAGGTATAAACCATTCCATCATTTGAAATCTGATAGCTTTCCGCCACAGCCGGAATTAAGTTTCCGTTGGAATCAAACTTCACCAAGCCTTCAAAAATGTTGAATAAAACCTCTTTGGTTCCTGCCGATAATGCTTTGTGCGGGTCAAGACCATCCAAATCCTGAGTTATTCCTATTGTGATTGAACCTCCATAGGTAGACTCCCATTGAGTAGCCTCCACAGGTTCAGCAAAAGACGAATCTTCATTCGCGGGAGTTTTGCTCTTATCTGTATTTTCCTTGTTGCCACTACATCCGTAGAGTGCAACAGTAAATACAATGATAAGAAGCAGAGCTTTAGTTAGTTTTGATTTCAGCATAAACTCACTCCTCACTTTTGATTCTCTTTCATTATTAAGTTGTAAATAAAATTATAAAATATTTTGTTAATATTTGCAAGAAAAAAATAACATTTATAGGTGTAAAACAAAATTATTTTAAAAAATACCGATTCAGGATGAAGCATCCGGATTGACGTTCTACCTTTTAAGTGGCTGTTATGTTATAGAAAAGTATTGTATAATGATTACTATATGAATCATTGTAGCTGTTTGAATGATCACTAAATTTTACCTAATGTTGAAGTTAAAAATATTATCAATGGCCATTTAATGTTTTATACAGTTAACTAATATCATCTATTTAAGGAGGTAAAGGTATGAAAGTGATTATGATTAATGGCAGTCCGAACGCTAATGGATGTACTTTTACTGCTCTTAGTATTCTCAAAGAACAACTGGCTTTAAATCGAGTAGACTCTGAGATATTCCAGATTGGGAAAAAGCCAGTCAGAGGATGTATCGACTGCAGAGTATGTAAACAACCCGATACATATGGCAAATGTGCCTTTAATGATGATCTGGTCAATAAAGTAGCAGAAAGTTTAGCTCAAGCTGACGGACTTATTATAGGCTCACCGGTGCATTATGCTTCTGCAAGTGGTGCTGTGACATCATTTTGTGACAGATTGTTTTTTAGCACAGATTCTAAAGTGAAAAGGCTGAAGTTTGGCGCAGCTATTGTATGTTGCAGGCGTTCCGGAAATACTACTGCTTTAGATCAGCTCAATAAATACTTTACAATTTCACAAATGCCTGTTGTGTCTTCGAGTTATTGGAATGGTATTTATGCAACGACTCCTGAAGATGTTTACAAAGATGTTGAAGGAGTTCTTACTTTGAAGAACCTTGCCAATAACATGGCTTATTTAATTAAATGTAAATACGCAGGCAATGTTGAACCTCCAGTGGATGAGCTTGCAAATTTCACACGAAATTTAAAACCAGAGGAAATAGAACGTTTCATGCGAGGGCGAAAACTTAACAGAGATTAAGGATTAAATAGTTATGTGAGAATTTTCTGTTTGGAGTGATGCAAATGGCTGATGTTATTCAGATAAATGATATGACCTGGAGGATTGAAGATGGCGGTGTTCGCTTCTTTTTGCTTGCTGGAAAAGAAAAAGCGTTGCTTATTGACAGTGGCATGAATACACCGAATGCAAAAGAAATTGGGGAGAGTACCACAAAGTTGCCTATCATGCTTCTCAATACACATGCCGACCCGGATCATATTTCGGGGAACGGTAGCTTTGAATCTTTTTATATGTCTCCTGATGAAGATGAGAATTACAGGGCACATGGAGGAACAGGTTCTATTTTGCCTGTAAAAGATAATGAAATCATCGATCTTGGGAACAGAACTTTAAAGATCATTACAATTCCTGGACATACACCTGGCAGTATAGCGGTACTGGATATAAATAACAGAGTACTCATTGGAGGAGATAGTATTCAGGATGGAAATATTTTCATGTTTAAAGAACGCAGAAACATGGCGAGGTATATTGAGAGCCTGAAGAAGTTGTTGCTGTATAGAGATGAGTTTGACGCTATATATCCATCCCATGGTTCGTTTCCGGTTGGTCCGGAATTAATAACAAAGCTGATTGAAGGTGCTGAGCAGACTATTGCTGGAAGAGCAGAAGGAAAAATAGTAGATGTATTTGGTACAACGGTTATGCTGTATAAATTTCCTTATGCCGGATTCTTGTGTGATCTTCCGGAAAATATGAAGTGAGCTAAATGAATTGACAATTTTATAAATGAAAGTCCTGTTTTAAAAAGCAGGACTTTTAATATTGCCTAATTGGGTTGGATTATTTTTTATATTTTTGTTGAGAGAAATTAAAATTACAGTGCGTAGTAATAAGTGAAAGACCAATTTGACACAGGAGGTGATGAAATTGGAATATTCACAAAGTGCACTTGTGAAAGCAATTAAAGAAAAAGACGTATCCGCTTATAGCTATATGATTGAAAAATATACAAAAACCATTTATTGCTTAGCCTATCATATCTTGTCACCATCTATGGGTAAGGAAGATATTGAAGAATGTGTGGCTGATGTATTTTATGATGCATGGGTTAAAATCGGCCAATTTGATGAAGAACGAGGAAGTTTCAGAACTTGGCTTTTGACTTTAACAAAGTATAAAGCACTTACATACAGGCGCAAAAAGCCATTTCTAAACAGTATTGCCCTGGAAGATGTGAAAGATGAGGCGAGCTACAGCATTGAAAATCAATTCTTATTAAGGCAGGATCAGGAGAAGGTTATTGAAATCATTAATTCTTTTAATCCAGTTGATAAGGAATTGTTTTTCAGGAGATATTTTTTTGGCGAGAAAATAAGCGATTTAGCCAAATCATTTAATCTATCCAGATCAGCTATAGATAACAGGCTTTTAAGGGGTAGAAAAATAATTAAGGAGGCGTTAGGGTATGAATGAAGAGAAACTCATGAACCTGCTCAATAGTTTAGACGATGATCTGGTAGAAAAAGAAATCGACAAATTATTGGAAGGAGTAGAGATAGATATGGAAAGTATAAATAAAAAAGCTCATGATAAACTAAATTCTGAGTCTAAAAAGATAAGAAGGAGAAAGAAAGGCTTATATGTGGCAGCAGCTTGTCTGGCAGCAGTCAGTGTTTCAAGTTTATATGCCAAAGATATTTCAAAGGCTGTTTTATCATTTTTAGGCAAAACACCTGTATATGATACTATTGTGAATGGAGAGGCTTATTATCTGAAAGACAGCCGAAAACTGGATGAACACTTTATTATAGATAGCTTTATGGTGTCAAAAGGAAAGCTGGAAATGGAATTGGTTACAGATTTACCTTTTGAGGAACTGGGAGACATTTATATAATTCCTAAAGATAATCCGGACATAGTTTATTTCCCTGCGGGTTATTCTGTTGACGAGAACAACAAGTATTTCTTAAGCTTTGCCAATAAAACAGAAGAAAATTATCATATTGAGCCTTTTAAAGAATTTAAGTTTGAAATTGCAGGAAATACCTATGAAGTTTCATTGGATACAGCAGCAAGCTTTGATTCAGAGAGCGAAATTTATGCAGCTGATGAAACAGACAACAATGATTTAGGAGTGAACATGGGTGCTAAGTTTGTTGAAAAAGATGGAAAACGCATGTTGCAAATCATTACTGCATTTGAGGATAGTAAATTGCAATTAGATAAGCTTGGTAAACCTAAAAATACAGATGTTTCTTCGGAGTATGAGAATTTAGAGAAAGGTGGCATAAGAAGTTCTTCGACAGGTGTAGATACAGAGACACTTTATGTGCAAGATCAATCTGGAAAGCGTTACTCATTGGATATTCCAAAAGATGCGAAAGGTCGCCCGGTAACTCTATTTGAAACAAAAGCACCAAAAGATGCAGAACTTACCCTTAAAGTGCCAGCTATCGTTGCTTCAAATCCTGCTGTACAAGAGCAGTTAAAATTAGCTGTTCCAGAAGAAGGAGAAATATCTATAGATCAAGAAATTGATTTTGGAATCCAAAAAGTTAAAGCTAAAAGTATCAAAAGATTGTCTTCAACATCAGCAAGTATTGAATTTGAATTAGATACGCTCTCAAATGATAAGGTGCATGTAAGATCATTTGGTTTTTACAGCAGTGATATTAAAAAAGCAGAAGGCAAATTCGACGCAAGTAAAGCCGTCATAACTTTAGAATTTAAAGAAGGAACTGATGCAGTCAACCTTTTAATAGACTATCCAGAGTTTGTAATTGATGGAGATTGGGCGATCAACATGTATTAAGATAAGCCCTATCTCATTAAACCATCTTATATAGATCCTATTCCCCGGCTGCTTGTTGTGATACTCAGGGTATCACAACAAGCAGCTTTATTATATTTTATAATACTTCCTGGATATATGCTGTGTCATTAGTCTATGTATAAAAGTAAAATATTCCAGATGATTAAATAGAATATGTGATGAAAAAATAATATAAACAGATGAAATCATGAATATGTGATATAATAATGTTAAGAAATGGAGATTTAAATCATTTTTACGGAGGACGAAGGATATGAATAATAATTTTTCAGGCAGTTCAAGACAAATATTGATTATCGGAGGTGGAGCCGCAGGACTTTCAGCAGCAAAGGCAGCTAGAGCTCAGGACCCGGAGGCTAATATCATTATGTTTGGGGAAGAGAACCTGTTACCATACTATAGGCTCCGTTTATGTGAGTACATTGGCAAGAATGCAGACTATGATGAGCTTAAAGTCAACAAAGAAGACTGGTTTGAGAAGAACAGAATTCAGGTGGAGACCTCCTCAAAAGTTACAGCAATAGATGTTGAAGGCAAGAAAATCACTGTTGAAGGCAAAGAATACAGCTATGACAGCTTGGTGCTGG
The nucleotide sequence above comes from Defluviitalea raffinosedens. Encoded proteins:
- a CDS encoding ABC transporter permease produces the protein MKLNRKNDHFNYILGLAITTFILLVVLIGFFYTPYDPNKMNAALKNSPPSLTHLLGTDNFGRDILSRVMKGAGTTYIIAVAIVCIGASLGTILGAFTGYFGGWLDEILMRVNDVLISFPSILLALVFVSLFGPGSYNIIFALGIIFVPSFARVVRSEFIVLKERDFIRNAKLMGANSFRIMFVHILPNIKRVLIPSLLIGFNNAVLAEAGLSYLGLGVQPPQASLGRMLSEAQSYLLDSPWYAIAPGVMIVLTVLGFSLISGGIENEYE
- a CDS encoding dipeptide ABC transporter ATP-binding protein yields the protein MNTNETLLNINNLSIGFAKRGKVNTVVDSVSLGVKKGEILGIVGESGSGKSITALATMGLLPDSAKILSGGIYFLGNNLLAMKEKEFRKLRGSEISMVFQDSMTSFNPLLTVGTQIEETLRLHSNYVKEKCKALTLEALKKVGLSNPHEIYHMYPHQLSGGMRQRAMIAMAMIAGSKLIIADEPTTALDVTTQDKILRLLKKMNAQHGTSIILISHNLKVIQSICTRAIVMKDGKIEESGTVKKLFTHPDTDYTKMLISAIPMPFSESDRKPSETFFMGSKKNNNANSKNRTLPVNHKKEQPGILTIQNLNVFYSEKALGLFGKKTRKQVIHDVSLSVSQGETFGIVGESGSGKSTLVKAIVGLNKEIEGTIKINDVAFIGDASSVSKPQMVFQDPYGSLNPTKKISWILEEPLRLQTKLSKTERMAKVHEIIEQVGLTTKHLERYPSQLSGGQRQRVAIAAALIVNPKLVILDEPVSSLDVTIQAQILQLLKDLQKKYNLTYLFISHDLNVIFQMCDRVCVIYKGKIVEMKEARELFYYPQHDYTKELLKSAMIQAEL
- a CDS encoding sigma-70 family RNA polymerase sigma factor, translating into MKAIKEKDVSAYSYMIEKYTKTIYCLAYHILSPSMGKEDIEECVADVFYDAWVKIGQFDEERGSFRTWLLTLTKYKALTYRRKKPFLNSIALEDVKDEASYSIENQFLLRQDQEKVIEIINSFNPVDKELFFRRYFFGEKISDLAKSFNLSRSAIDNRLLRGRKIIKEALGYE
- a CDS encoding MBL fold metallo-hydrolase; translation: MADVIQINDMTWRIEDGGVRFFLLAGKEKALLIDSGMNTPNAKEIGESTTKLPIMLLNTHADPDHISGNGSFESFYMSPDEDENYRAHGGTGSILPVKDNEIIDLGNRTLKIITIPGHTPGSIAVLDINNRVLIGGDSIQDGNIFMFKERRNMARYIESLKKLLLYRDEFDAIYPSHGSFPVGPELITKLIEGAEQTIAGRAEGKIVDVFGTTVMLYKFPYAGFLCDLPENMK
- a CDS encoding flavodoxin family protein, which translates into the protein MKVIMINGSPNANGCTFTALSILKEQLALNRVDSEIFQIGKKPVRGCIDCRVCKQPDTYGKCAFNDDLVNKVAESLAQADGLIIGSPVHYASASGAVTSFCDRLFFSTDSKVKRLKFGAAIVCCRRSGNTTALDQLNKYFTISQMPVVSSSYWNGIYATTPEDVYKDVEGVLTLKNLANNMAYLIKCKYAGNVEPPVDELANFTRNLKPEEIERFMRGRKLNRD
- a CDS encoding ABC transporter permease produces the protein MKYTVKKCITLILSLFLASVLTFTAFQIIPGDSALNALGMDATEEQLKAYREHFGLNDSLPTRYINWLKGALKGDFGYSSQYQMQIKVSTLIKDRLTVTLWLAGLSFLLIVVVSIPLGILSARKKDSILDSFITLVTQVFMSVPSFFLAMILTLVFGILLKWFTPGNYTPLDENFGNFLRFMIFPAIAIAIPKIAMMVKFLKSALLKEMQLDYVRTAKSKGMTNIRILFQHVLKNALIPVITFLAMVLADILAGTILVEQVFNLPGLGRLLVASIANRDYAVVQAIILYIVSVVIIINFLVDLIYQWIDPRLRSN
- a CDS encoding ABC transporter substrate-binding protein, coding for MLKSKLTKALLLIIVFTVALYGCSGNKENTDKSKTPANEDSSFAEPVEATQWESTYGGSITIGITQDLDGLDPHKALSAGTKEVLFNIFEGLVKFDSNGNLIPAVAESYQISNDGMVYTFTLREGVKFHDGSPVTADDVVYSIKRSAGMLEPKDPTVLAESALSVISDVIATSEKTIEVRLKQVDTELLPYLTCAIVPKDYDALNTHPIGTGPFRFVSYTPLQSIILEKNTEYYKKELPYLDQVTFKISSNTDAAFMELQAGTIDILPYITDAQASQLPEGYHLESGPMNLIQGLFINNKIKPFDNKLVRQALCYAVDRQAVIDMVAGGRGNVIGTNMYPEFKKYYDESLVNVYPYDPQKAKELLKEAGYPNGFQFTIIVPSNYQYHIDTAQVIAEQLKQVGITAQIQLMEWSSWKSDVYKGRNYETTLVGLAAELAPRKALDRFRSDAANNFMNYTNPEFDALYKQGETETNEEKKIQLYKKMESMLTNDAVAVFIQDPYQMTAISDKLGGYTYYPIYVQDMSLVYYKKGSQSN